In Polaromonas sp. JS666, one genomic interval encodes:
- a CDS encoding EI24 domain-containing protein produces the protein MSKLLDSFWRAAMYCLHPRVIALSVLPLVIMAVISLGLGYFFWEGALAAVRSNLESYELVDTMVRWLEGLGLSDLRVVLAPVLLLFLAIPVIVIASLLFVAMFMTPAMVALVAERRFPQLERKRGGSLLASVFWSLGSTLLAVIALVLSIPLWLIPPLILILPPLIWGWLTYRVMSYDAMVDHASGEERRQIFREHRATLLGIGVLSGYLGAAPSLIWASGAMFVAMAPILVPVAIWLYTLVFAFSSLWFAHYTLAALEQLRKKNNALAPDPFAQEAIKSIANELAPTASEGPAPSFGSLGGNPHTQP, from the coding sequence ATGAGCAAGCTTTTGGATTCCTTCTGGCGGGCCGCCATGTACTGCCTGCATCCCCGGGTCATCGCCCTGTCGGTACTGCCCCTGGTGATCATGGCCGTCATCTCGCTCGGCCTGGGTTATTTCTTCTGGGAAGGCGCGCTGGCGGCGGTGCGCAGCAACCTTGAAAGCTATGAGCTGGTGGACACCATGGTCCGCTGGCTGGAAGGGCTGGGGCTGAGCGACCTTCGCGTGGTGCTGGCGCCTGTGCTGCTGCTGTTCCTGGCCATTCCCGTCATTGTGATTGCCTCGCTGCTGTTTGTGGCGATGTTCATGACGCCCGCCATGGTGGCCCTGGTGGCTGAACGGCGCTTCCCGCAACTGGAGCGCAAGCGGGGCGGCTCCCTGCTGGCCAGCGTGTTCTGGTCGCTGGGCTCCACCCTGCTGGCCGTGATTGCACTGGTATTGTCGATTCCCCTGTGGCTGATTCCGCCGCTGATCCTGATCCTGCCGCCACTGATCTGGGGCTGGCTCACCTACCGTGTCATGTCGTATGACGCCATGGTGGATCATGCAAGCGGTGAGGAGCGGCGCCAGATTTTCCGCGAGCATCGTGCCACGCTGCTGGGCATCGGTGTCCTCAGTGGCTACCTGGGCGCCGCGCCCAGCCTGATCTGGGCCTCGGGTGCGATGTTCGTGGCGATGGCGCCTATCCTCGTGCCCGTGGCCATCTGGCTATACACGCTGGTGTTTGCCTTTTCGTCGCTTTGGTTTGCCCACTACACGCTCGCCGCCCTGGAACAGCTGCGCAAGAAAAACAATGCACTGGCCCCCGATCCGTTTGCGCAGGAGGCTATTAAATCAATCGCGAACGAATTGGCGCCGACTGCTTCCGAGGGGCCGGCGCCCAGCTTCGGCTCGCTGGGCGGCAATCCCCATACCCAGCCTTGA
- a CDS encoding competence/damage-inducible protein A, which translates to MATNFGLVIVGDEILSGKRADKHLPKTIELLGARGLQLGYADYVGDDPDRITATLARAFAAARSSGDVVFSCGGIGATPDDHTRQCAAKALGVALALHPEAKRLIMERMQDVAKEQGLPYEPDREDNIHRLNMGVFPVGAQIIPNPYNKIPGFSCQAGEGSVHFVPGFPVMAWPMMEWVLDQRYPHLHQKSAYIEKSVIVFGSMEATLTPLMLAIEAAHEGVKVFSLPSVDHPDYGRHIELGVKGAPEAVSLAYPALLTGLQKFDLKLGPELVR; encoded by the coding sequence ATGGCTACAAACTTTGGACTCGTCATTGTTGGCGATGAAATTCTCTCGGGCAAACGTGCCGATAAGCACCTGCCCAAAACCATCGAGCTGCTGGGTGCTCGCGGCCTGCAACTCGGCTACGCCGACTACGTGGGCGACGATCCTGACCGCATCACCGCCACCCTGGCGCGCGCCTTTGCGGCAGCGCGTAGCTCTGGCGACGTGGTGTTTTCCTGCGGGGGCATTGGCGCCACGCCGGACGATCACACCCGACAGTGTGCGGCCAAAGCCCTGGGCGTGGCGCTGGCCCTTCATCCCGAAGCCAAAAGGCTGATCATGGAGCGCATGCAGGATGTGGCGAAAGAGCAGGGGCTGCCGTATGAGCCCGACCGCGAGGACAACATCCACCGCCTGAACATGGGCGTGTTCCCCGTGGGCGCCCAGATCATCCCCAACCCCTACAACAAGATCCCAGGCTTTAGTTGCCAGGCCGGTGAGGGCTCGGTGCACTTTGTTCCGGGCTTTCCCGTGATGGCCTGGCCCATGATGGAATGGGTGCTGGATCAGCGCTACCCCCATCTGCACCAGAAATCCGCCTATATCGAAAAGTCGGTGATCGTGTTTGGTTCCATGGAGGCCACGCTGACCCCCCTCATGCTCGCAATTGAAGCGGCGCATGAGGGCGTGAAAGTGTTCAGTCTTCCCAGCGTGGATCATCCCGATTACGGTCGCCACATCGAGCTGGGCGTGAAGGGGGCGCCGGAGGCGGTGAGCCTGGCCTACCCCGCCTTGTTGACGGGCCTGCAGAAATTCGATCTCAAATTAGGCCCCGAATTGGTGCGATGA
- the glnA gene encoding type I glutamate--ammonia ligase, whose amino-acid sequence MAKTVADVMKMVKENEVKFVDFRFTDTRGKEQHVTVPVSHFDEDKFTSGHAFDGSSIAGWKGIEASDMQLMPDPNTANIDPFFEETTLFMSCDVLEPSDGKSYDRDPRSIAKRAESYLKASGLGDTAYFGPEPEFFIFDDVRWNTDMSGTFFKIEEYEAPWNSGSKLEGGNRGHRPTVKGGYFPVPPVDSTQDMRAEMALILESLGIPVEVFHHEVAGAGQNEIGTRFSTLVQRADWTQILKYVVQNVANAYGKTATFMPKPIVGDNGSGMHVHQSIWKDGKNLFAGDGYAGLSDFALYYIGGIIKHARALNAITNPGTNSYKRLVPGYEAPVKLAYSAKNRSASIRIPYVANPKGRRIEARFPDPLANPYLCFSALMMAGLDGVENKIHPGEAATKDLYHLPPEEDAKVPTVCHSLDQALDCLNADRGFLTKGGVFTDSMLDAYIELKMGEVTRLRMATHPIEFEMYYSL is encoded by the coding sequence ATGGCAAAGACCGTCGCAGACGTCATGAAAATGGTCAAGGAAAACGAAGTCAAGTTTGTTGACTTCCGTTTTACCGACACCCGGGGTAAAGAGCAGCACGTGACGGTGCCTGTCTCCCACTTTGACGAAGATAAGTTCACCTCGGGCCACGCGTTTGACGGTTCATCGATTGCCGGCTGGAAGGGCATTGAAGCCTCCGACATGCAGCTGATGCCTGATCCCAACACCGCGAACATTGACCCGTTCTTCGAAGAAACAACGCTGTTCATGAGCTGCGATGTGCTGGAGCCGAGCGACGGCAAGTCTTATGACCGCGACCCCCGCTCCATCGCCAAGCGTGCAGAGTCCTACCTCAAGGCTTCCGGCCTGGGCGATACCGCCTATTTCGGTCCGGAGCCAGAGTTCTTCATCTTTGACGACGTGCGCTGGAACACCGACATGTCGGGCACCTTCTTCAAAATCGAAGAATACGAAGCACCCTGGAACTCTGGCTCCAAGCTCGAAGGCGGCAACCGTGGCCACCGTCCAACCGTCAAGGGCGGCTACTTCCCCGTGCCGCCGGTTGACAGCACGCAGGACATGCGCGCCGAGATGGCCCTGATCCTCGAATCGCTGGGCATTCCGGTCGAAGTGTTCCACCACGAAGTGGCTGGCGCCGGCCAGAATGAAATCGGCACCCGTTTCAGCACGCTGGTGCAGCGCGCCGACTGGACCCAGATCCTGAAGTATGTGGTGCAGAACGTGGCCAATGCCTACGGCAAAACCGCGACCTTCATGCCCAAGCCCATCGTAGGCGACAACGGCTCCGGCATGCACGTTCACCAGTCCATCTGGAAAGACGGCAAAAATCTGTTTGCCGGCGACGGCTATGCGGGCCTGTCTGATTTCGCCCTGTACTACATCGGCGGCATCATCAAGCACGCCCGTGCCCTGAATGCGATCACCAACCCCGGCACCAACAGCTACAAGCGCCTGGTTCCCGGCTATGAGGCACCGGTCAAGCTGGCCTATTCGGCCAAGAACCGCTCGGCTTCGATCCGCATTCCGTATGTGGCGAACCCCAAGGGCCGCCGCATTGAGGCGCGCTTCCCCGATCCACTGGCCAACCCTTACCTGTGCTTCTCCGCACTGATGATGGCCGGCCTCGACGGCGTCGAGAACAAGATCCACCCGGGCGAAGCCGCTACCAAGGACCTCTACCATCTGCCGCCCGAGGAAGATGCAAAAGTGCCAACCGTGTGCCACAGCCTGGACCAGGCGCTGGACTGCCTCAACGCAGACCGCGGCTTCCTGACCAAGGGCGGCGTGTTCACCGACAGCATGCTGGACGCCTACATCGAATTGAAGATGGGTGAAGTGACGCGCCTGCGCATGGCGACGCACCCCATCGAATTCGAGATGTATTACTCCCTGTAA
- the glnL gene encoding nitrogen regulation protein NR(II) — MDGLNKPHLPPVLSATPAPPRFQSFDLLATLVAVVRTNGVVVFANAALEDALGTSRRTIEGSQLPECFTEPLILQNALEGAGSNEFAALRYDAWLRRLNHEPMPVHVVVAQTDTPGEAIVELLPLEQQAKQDREERLIDQAQANKELIRNLAHEIKNPLGGIRGAAQLLQMEIDKELTEYTQVIIHEADRLQTLVDRLLAPHRRPHLVGDVNIHEVCERVRSLILAEFPKGLRVTRDYDISIPGFRGDREQLIQAVLNIAHNAAQALAERIAAGDAQITFRTRIARQVTFGKQRYRLALELHVIDNGPGVPDSIKDRIFYPLVSGREGGSGLGLTLAQTFVQQHHGLIECDSVPGRTDFKLLIPLP, encoded by the coding sequence ATGGACGGCTTGAACAAGCCACATTTACCCCCCGTTTTATCCGCCACCCCGGCGCCCCCGCGCTTTCAATCGTTTGACCTGCTGGCCACGCTCGTGGCCGTTGTGCGTACCAATGGCGTCGTGGTATTTGCCAATGCGGCGCTGGAAGATGCGCTGGGCACCTCACGCCGGACCATCGAAGGCTCGCAGCTCCCCGAGTGCTTTACCGAGCCGCTGATTCTGCAAAATGCGCTCGAGGGCGCCGGCAGCAATGAGTTTGCGGCCCTGCGTTATGACGCGTGGCTCAGGCGCCTGAACCACGAGCCCATGCCGGTCCACGTGGTGGTGGCGCAAACCGATACGCCGGGCGAGGCGATTGTGGAGTTGTTGCCGCTGGAGCAGCAGGCCAAGCAGGACCGGGAGGAACGCCTGATTGACCAGGCCCAGGCCAACAAAGAACTGATCCGCAACCTGGCCCATGAAATCAAGAATCCGCTGGGTGGCATTCGCGGTGCGGCGCAGTTGCTGCAGATGGAAATCGACAAGGAGTTGACCGAGTACACGCAGGTCATCATTCATGAGGCCGATCGCCTGCAAACGCTGGTAGACCGCCTGCTCGCTCCGCACCGGCGGCCGCATCTGGTGGGGGATGTGAATATTCACGAAGTCTGTGAGCGGGTGCGCTCGCTCATCCTTGCCGAATTTCCCAAGGGGCTGCGCGTCACACGGGACTATGACATTTCGATTCCCGGTTTCCGCGGTGACCGCGAGCAGCTCATTCAGGCGGTCCTCAATATCGCCCACAACGCGGCTCAGGCGCTCGCAGAGCGCATTGCGGCGGGCGATGCGCAGATCACTTTCAGGACCCGAATCGCCCGGCAGGTAACTTTCGGCAAGCAGCGCTATCGCTTGGCACTGGAATTGCATGTCATTGACAATGGACCGGGCGTGCCGGACTCCATCAAAGACCGCATCTTCTATCCGCTGGTATCAGGGCGCGAGGGCGGTTCGGGGCTGGGGCTGACATTGGCGCAAACCTTTGTTCAGCAACACCACGGTTTGATTGAGTGCGACAGCGTGCCGGGCCGGACAGACTTCAAGCTGCTGATACCGTTGCCTTGA
- the ntrC gene encoding nitrogen regulation protein NR(I) — translation MKPIWIVDDDQSIRFVLEKALLREDLPTRSFTNPREVLLALENATEEEGPQVLVSDIRMPGGSGLDLLEKVKQKLPGLPVIIMTAFSDLDSAVSAFQGGAFEYLPKPFDLPKAVELIRRAVEESQREEVAEERMAAAPEMLGQAPAMQDVFRAIGRLSQSMVTVMITGESGSGKELVARALHKHSPRANGPFVAINTAAIPKDLLESELFGHERGAFTGAQTMRRGRFEQAEGGTLFLDEIGDMPFDLQTRLLRVLSDGHFYRVGGHNAVKANVRVIAATHQDLEQRVKEGGFREDLFHRLNVIRLRLPALRERREDVFMLTRHFLQQSAKQLGVEPKRISDAALQQLSNFSFPGNVRQLENICHWLTVMAPAQVIEAKDLPPEVLGVPHEPAPGASDKAPLAPVTPTMHMPEPAVLAGPAAGEQNWEAGLEAEALALLAAGRSDVWDVLTRRFESRLIQTALLNTRGRRIEAAQKLGIGRNTITRKIQELNLE, via the coding sequence ATGAAACCGATTTGGATCGTTGACGATGACCAGTCCATCCGGTTTGTTCTGGAGAAGGCCCTGCTTCGTGAGGATCTTCCTACGCGCAGTTTCACCAACCCCCGTGAGGTCCTCCTGGCGCTGGAAAACGCGACAGAGGAAGAGGGCCCGCAAGTCCTGGTGAGCGACATTCGCATGCCCGGCGGGTCGGGGCTGGATCTGCTGGAGAAGGTCAAGCAAAAGCTTCCCGGCCTGCCGGTCATCATCATGACGGCGTTCTCCGACCTTGACAGCGCTGTTTCTGCTTTTCAGGGCGGCGCTTTCGAATACCTGCCCAAGCCCTTCGACCTCCCAAAAGCGGTGGAACTCATACGCCGTGCGGTGGAAGAAAGCCAGCGCGAGGAGGTGGCCGAGGAGCGCATGGCGGCCGCGCCGGAAATGCTCGGCCAGGCGCCGGCGATGCAGGATGTGTTCCGTGCCATTGGCCGCTTGAGCCAGAGCATGGTGACGGTGATGATCACCGGCGAATCGGGGTCGGGCAAGGAACTGGTGGCGCGCGCGCTGCACAAGCACTCACCGCGCGCCAACGGGCCTTTTGTGGCCATCAATACCGCGGCCATTCCCAAAGACCTGCTCGAGAGCGAACTCTTCGGTCATGAGCGCGGCGCCTTCACCGGCGCGCAGACCATGCGGCGTGGCCGCTTTGAGCAGGCAGAGGGCGGAACGCTGTTCCTCGATGAAATCGGTGACATGCCCTTTGACCTGCAAACCCGCCTGCTCCGGGTGCTGAGCGATGGTCACTTTTACCGCGTGGGCGGCCACAACGCCGTCAAGGCCAATGTGCGCGTGATTGCCGCCACGCACCAGGACCTGGAGCAGCGCGTCAAGGAGGGTGGTTTTCGCGAAGACCTCTTCCACCGGCTCAACGTGATTCGGCTGCGCCTGCCCGCGCTGCGCGAACGGCGCGAGGATGTGTTCATGCTGACCCGCCATTTCCTGCAGCAAAGCGCCAAGCAGCTGGGTGTGGAGCCCAAGCGCATTTCCGATGCGGCGCTGCAGCAATTGAGCAACTTCAGTTTTCCCGGCAATGTGCGCCAGCTGGAAAACATCTGTCACTGGCTCACCGTGATGGCGCCCGCGCAGGTGATTGAAGCCAAGGACCTGCCACCTGAAGTGCTGGGCGTGCCGCATGAACCGGCGCCGGGGGCTTCCGACAAAGCGCCTCTGGCGCCCGTCACGCCGACGATGCATATGCCCGAGCCTGCCGTCTTGGCGGGGCCGGCGGCTGGCGAGCAGAATTGGGAAGCCGGCCTTGAGGCGGAAGCCCTCGCTTTGCTGGCGGCCGGTCGCAGCGATGTGTGGGATGTGCTGACGCGCCGTTTTGAGTCCCGGCTGATCCAGACGGCGCTGCTCAATACCCGCGGGCGTCGCATCGAGGCCGCCCAGAAGTTGGGTATTGGCCGCAATACCATCACGCGCAAGATCCAGGAGCTGAATCTGGAGTAA
- a CDS encoding Hpt domain-containing protein gives MALARVSAGDAAVERDIFIEFQRANEGDAALLEQAVADGDIAQVKRLAHLIKGACAMVGALALANVCERIERASRDGDWKTIVVSMIEFEQELTELNRYLAEVQGPATS, from the coding sequence GTGGCGCTGGCCAGAGTGTCTGCGGGCGATGCGGCCGTCGAGCGCGACATTTTCATCGAGTTTCAACGGGCCAATGAGGGAGATGCCGCGCTTCTGGAACAGGCGGTGGCCGACGGTGACATCGCCCAGGTCAAACGGCTGGCCCATCTCATCAAAGGCGCTTGCGCCATGGTCGGAGCCCTCGCGCTGGCCAACGTCTGTGAACGTATCGAGCGGGCCAGCCGCGACGGCGACTGGAAGACCATCGTGGTCAGCATGATCGAATTCGAGCAGGAATTGACGGAGCTAAACCGATACCTGGCCGAGGTCCAGGGACCAGCCACCTCTTGA
- a CDS encoding response regulator: MTLDLSLPIADPAQLPEGNPGAPDSFFASLETRRAAPDVAQAEAEGTLILLADDHPTNRSLLMRQVNLLGYAAESARNGVEALNLWKSGRFSLLLTDCNMPEMDGYELAKAIRALEAATAARHYPVIACTANAMGGEAEICLAAGMDDYLVKPVELKKLRPAWRAGYPSPRPPSHRPPIFL, translated from the coding sequence TCCCGCGCAGCTTCCAGAAGGAAATCCAGGTGCCCCGGACTCATTTTTTGCGAGCCTGGAGACACGCAGGGCAGCGCCTGACGTGGCGCAAGCCGAGGCAGAGGGCACGCTGATCCTGCTGGCCGATGACCACCCCACCAACCGCTCGCTGTTGATGCGCCAGGTAAACCTGCTCGGCTATGCGGCAGAGAGCGCCAGAAACGGCGTCGAAGCCCTGAACCTGTGGAAGTCGGGCCGATTTTCGCTGCTCCTGACAGACTGCAACATGCCCGAAATGGACGGCTATGAACTGGCCAAGGCTATACGCGCGCTCGAAGCAGCCACAGCCGCCCGTCACTACCCCGTCATTGCCTGCACAGCCAATGCCATGGGCGGTGAAGCAGAAATTTGCCTCGCCGCGGGTATGGACGACTACCTTGTCAAGCCGGTGGAGTTAAAAAAACTGCGGCCAGCCTGGCGCGCTGGCTACCCATCCCCGCGGCCCCCGTCACACCGCCCGCCTATTTTCCTGTAG